The genomic segment CGCCCCGGAGAAGCGGCTGACACTCGCCCAGATCTACGAATGGATGGTCCGCACGGTGCCCTACTTCAAGGACAAGGGTGACAGCAACAGCTCGGCAGGATGGAAGGTAAGTATGACTCGTTACCTTCACGCCATCCACCCTTGGACCCCTGTAGTTACTCTACTCCGGGGCCCCCATCACCGCTTTTCCACTCCTTTGGAATGCCCAAAGATCCACCTTTAGTCTTCAGTTAGACAAACATTTACTTAGTACATAGTATATGCCACACTCTGAGCTTGAAGCGGGAGGATCAGCGATGAATAAGACACTGTCCCTGCTCTGAGGAAAATCGAATTCTCTACTCGCTACTCAGCACTTTGGCTTGAGCTGCTCCAAACATTTATTCCCACAGAGAAGTCTTTATCCTATGTACAGCAGGAACTGTGTGGATTCTCCACCCGCACCtagccttccctcctccctcacctcccacccAACACCTTTTGGCCCATTCCTGCGGGATTACTCGGATTCCCTGCTCGCCTCCCAATACCTCAGTGAACAGGAACTGTTATAGGACTGCTCTNNNNNNNNNNNNNNNNNNNNNNNNNNNNNNNNNNNNNNNNNNNNNNNNNNNNNNNNNNNNNNNNNNNNNNNNNNNNNNNNNNNNNNNNNNNNNNNNNNNNNNNNNNNNNNNNNNNNNNNNNNNNNNNNNNNNNNNNNNNNNNNNNNNNNNNNNNNNNNNNNNNNNNNNNNNNNNNNNNNNNNNNNNNNNNNNNNNNNNNNNNNNNNNNNNNNNNNNNNNNNNNNNNNNNNNNNNNNNNNNNNNNNNNNNNNNNNNNNNNNNNNNNNNNNNNNNNNNNNNNNNNNNNNNNNNNNNNNNNNNNNNNNNNNNNNNNNNNNNNNNNNNNNNNNNNNNNNNNNNNNNNNNNNNNNNNNNNNNNNNNNNNNNNNNNNNNNNNNNNNNNNNNNNNNNNNNNNNNNNNNNNNNNNNNNNNNNNNNNNNNNNNNNNNNNNNNNNNNNNNNNNNNNNNNNNNNNNNNNNNNNNNNNNNNNNNNNNNNNNNNNNNNNNNNNNNNNNNNNNNNNNNNNNNNNNNNNNNNNNNNNNNNNNNNNNNNNNNNNNNNNNNNNNNNNNNNNNNNNNNNNNNNNNNNNNNNNNNNNNNNNNNNNNNNNNNNNNNNNNNNNNNNNNNNNNNNNNNNNNNNNNNNNNNNNAGTACAAGTTTTGCTACAGCTCCTGCTTCGCTGAGGAAAGCATGGTTTGCTTTCATTGCCAAACCTAGTCAAAAGGGGGCCAAAAGCTTCCAGAgtgttcccccctccccacacaggAAGCTTAATGCTTCCCTGGTGTTGTGCCAGGgtcactcccaccccaccagggGGCGGCACTCACTTGAACAAGAAAGCTTAAGTTAGATGTGAACAGTTTATCTGAACGCACATACATGCGCGTGACACGCGCACGCGCTCACATACCTGGAAACTGACCTCTGCCACTTGCTTGTTCCAAGGCCTAATGGAGATGGAAGTTGGAGATGGAAGTGTAGCTTAGTAGTAATCCCTTTCACAGAGTACGTCTCTGGGCTTGACCCGCCGccatgtgcatgtgctcatgctcGAGAGCAcgtgcatgcacgcgcgcgcgcgcgcacacacacacatacacacacacacacacacacatacacgcacaggcGCACAAGCGGACATACTCATGCGGCGcacgcgcacacaaacacacacagacacacacatacacacacatgcagcgtGCACTCGCgcacatacccaaacacacacacacacacacacacttcactagacccagaattagagaaaagaagggaggaaatcaGAGTCAGAAGACACAACAGTGCTCAGTAAGAACCAGAGGTAGATGGATTGGCTCAGAGAATCAAGGAAGTCTTGCTACAGGACCTGGCACCAGAGGCCGCTCAAGCCATGCTCTTCAAGAAAAGggtcgatttttttttttgtttcttttttattttgttttgttttttgtttttttgtttgtttgtttgctttttcaagagagggtttctctgtgtatccctggctgtcctggaactcactctgtagaccaggctggccttgaactcagaaatctgcctgcctctgcctcccaagtgctgggattaaaggctttttttttaaaccagtgaGCTAGAAGTGgttccccccgccccctgctGTCTCCAGCCTCAGTTCCTTAGGGGCTCCTAGCGTGTCTGAGCTTCCTCCTGAATTTCTTTCTAAACTAAAGAGCTTTGTGCGAGAGGTCAAATGACCTTTAAGGTAGAGAGATTATGCTCAAATTCTTAGAAGACTTCCAAGGGGAAAAACTGGGAAGGAGCGGGTGCAGTGATGGAGGTACAGCAAACACCATAGACCAACCAGTAACAATAACTACCAGCAGAAAGAAGCTCGGGAAGTATCAACCTCCATCTTGCACCCTGGGCTACTAGGGGGTAAAGCATATATTTACCTGAACGTCAACAGTAAAGGAAGAATGAATAACAGGTTCCAGTCCCTAAGGCACTTGAGCTGACTGAACCTCAAGGGAAGCCTTACTATAGTCATCTAGGGGCTACCTACCAGTTGGACATGTGGGGGACATGTAGGGAACATTTGCACACAATCTCACCCAATCTATATGGCACAATTTATGGTTTCATGTCATTAGTCTTGTCAGCTGTTAACTACCAAAGGTATAGACAatgctcttgctgtcctggaactcactatatagaccaggctggcctcaaactcatcagAAATCACCCTGCCTCCCctgtactagaattaaaggcccAGTCTGGGATCTAATGGGGGGAGAGGATGAGCTTGAGCCTGGCAACTCTGTGTACAGTCTCTTGTCTCCCATCTCACTCTACTTCTTCCTGGATTTGACTCTTGAGGCTCCTGCTGTGTCCCAGCCTCCCCTTAGATTAGACTGCTGACCACCACCCTCCCCTATACATATCTCATGCCCCTTTTCTACTACCTCTCTCCCATCCAGAACTCCATTCGTCACAACCTGTCCTTGCACAGCAAGTTCATCAAGGTTCACAATGAGGCCACCGGCAAGAGCTCTTGGTGGATGCTGAACCCCGATGGCGGCAAGGGTGGCAAGGCTCCCCGTCGTAGGGCTGCCTCCATGGATAGCAGCAGCAAGCTGCTTCGGGGCCGCAGCAAAGGCCCCAAGAAGAAGCCATCGGTCCTGCCAGCTCCACCTGAAGGTGCCACTCCAAGGAGCCCTCTCAGCCACTTCGCCAAGTGGTCGAGCAGTCCTTGTCCTCGAAATCGAGAAGAAGCTGATGTGTGGACCACTTTCCGTCCACGAAGCAGTTCAAATGCTAGCACCGTCAGCACCCGGCTGTCGCCAATGAGGCCAGAGTCTGAGGTGCTAGCAGAAGAGGAAATGCCAGCCTCAGCCAGCAGCTATGCAGGGGGTGTCCCTCCCACGCTCAGTGAAGATCTAGAGCTGCTGGATGGGCTCAATCTTGCCTCTTCCCATTCCTTGCTGTCTAGGAGCGGTCTCTCCGGCTTCTCTTTACAGCATCCTGGGCTTGCTGGCCCCTTACATAGCTATGGCGNNNNNNNNNNAGAGGCTCTGCTCACCTCTGATACACCACCACCTCCTGCTGATGTTCTCATGACCCAGGTAGATCCtatcctgtctcaggctcctaCACTTCTGTTACTGGGAGGAATGCCTTCCTCTAGCAAGCTGGCCACAGGAGTTAGCCTGTGTCCTACGCCGCTAGAGGGTCCCGGTCCCAGCAACCTGGTTCCCAACCTTTCTGTGATGGCACCACCTGCAGTCATGGCAGGTGCTCCCATCCCTAAGGTCCTGGGAACCCCTGTGCTCACATCTCCTACTGAAGATTCCAGCCATGACAGAATGCCTCAGGATCTGGATCTCGATATGTATATGGAGAACCTGGAGTGTGACATGGATAACATCATCAGTGACCTCATGGATGGTGAGGGACTGGACTTCAACTTTGAGCCAGGTATAGCACCCCCAATTCACTCCAGCATCTTTGCTCTTGCATGTTCAGCTAATTCTATGCTCTGAGCCAGAGACAGCCTTACAGCAGATAATAGGAGTCCCTGGGGAGGTGGAAGGGAGGATGTCATACTAGCATAGTGTAACTTCTAAATGGGGACTTGTGGGCTCCTCATTACAGAAGGGGGAGCTTTGGGGAGGTAAAGGTGTGCCTCTGCTATGAATCTGCTGTCCCAAATGAATTTCTTATCTtgtcctccatttcttttttccacaGATCCCTGAGTCACAGCAAGAAAGCTTTGTCCCCTGCTTCAGAGGTGGAGGTGGAGCCGGGCCTGTCCTTATCTACTTTTCCCCCTTGATCCCTCCCCAGGAGTTTGGGACCCTACTTTAGAGCTAGGGATAGGTGGCAATACACTCAAGTGTTGAGGAAATTTTATAAAGACAGATCTATGACATGTAGGGATTGTGGAGGAGGGTGattggaggaaggagggaaaagggctTATTCTCACTGTGCCAATTAGGGGGTAATTATGGTCCTTTCTCAGGGGCTACCATTGATTTCCCCGTTCCCACCTCTTAGGCCTGTAGCAGGGGCCAGCAATGCTGTTGAAATGTGAAGTCACCAGTGGCCTTATTACCCTGCCTTTGGGAGCaggactattattattattattattttttttttttggtagagagTCTTACTAGAGCTGGGCCAGGNNNNNNNNNNCCTAGAAGGGCCAAGTTCTGAGCACTGGAGTGGCTCACCAGGCCAAATCACTTTTGGAAGGATTCAGATAACAGACAGGCTTTTtgtaaacttttaaagaaatataaacacaaatatagaGATTTTTAACAGTGGTGAGGTGCTAGTGATGGGGAGAAGGCTTTTTTCTTTCCGAAGGCTTTGTCATAGTGACATGATACAAACACTACAGACTCTGTGGAGGAGACACAGGAAGCTAGGGAGCGATGGGTAGCAAGAGTGACTGAAAGTGTTCCCTTTTGGACCAGGTCTAGAAAAAGCTCTCTGCATAGTTTAAGCAAAGGTCCCCACATTCTGTCCATTTGTGCCTAGAAGAGGGTGCTGTTGTGGGGCAAGCACACTCTTACTTGACCAGTGCGAGTTTGTGCTCCCAGGGCTTGAAATTGGCTTGAGGCCTGGGAGGGGcgtgaaagaaggaaggatttagAGTAGTAAAGTTAGGTACAGAGACCTCCCTGTTCAAGGCCTGGGACAGCTGTCCCTGCCCTTCTTCCCAGTCCTGGTCTGCCAGGGTTCTGTGGAAGACTGTATAGTGGCAGGCAGGGCTGTGGAGaggaacagggaagggggagCTTGGGGAGTTTGGCTGAGGGTCTGGGAAATGAGCAGGGATGGGGGGAATGTGGATCAGGTTTACTAGCACCTGCCAGAGAGGCCATCTGGGGCTcctccaccccagcccccaagcagcccctcccccagcgcCTTTACattgtcccctcccccactcctgctGTGGGTTCCCATCATTTCCTGTGTCAGCGCCTGGCCTACCCAGATTGTATCATGTGCTAGATTGGAGTGGGGAAGTGTGTCAAATCAATAAATAAGTTCAATAAATGTCTATAATCAGatctggtttctggtttctgctgCCTTGCTGCCCCCCCTCCAatatggggggagggagggaggcggaAAGGCGAAGGGCAGTTAGTCGAAGGGCGGGTGGGAGGGACTGCCCGCaggctgggaggtgggggaatTTCAGCCTGGGAGGTAATGgagtgtggtgggggagggacaCCTAACCCCAGCAGGAGTAGGCGGCTGCAAGATAGGCCTCCCCCGAGGGGAGGTAGTCTGGTTTGAGAagaccccacccccttctctggCCCTCAAAGGCTTATTGTACTAAAAGTCTAGCAACTAGACTTCACAGTCTTTCCTCACCGCCCCCCCTTAAGTGTTCACTCCAGCCCTCTGTTGTTGCTCTGGTCCACCCTCAGCTTCCCTGGTGCCTACAGCCTACTGAAGCCTTTGTACAGATGCTGGGAGAAGGAGTCTTTCTAGAAAATGAAACTTAACGTTAAATTCCAGTAATTTCCTGGTAGTTGCTGCTCTCACTTGGTCTTTTTATTGAGTTAACGATGTCTCTTAAGGAAGTCTGCCCTAGTCTTATAGAATGGTTTGCGAGTAGGTGCCCCGTCTTCATCTGATCTCCCAcctttctggaaaagaaaaataaaaaaaataaaataaaataaaatggagaggcTCCGCAGGAAAAGATTCCTACTGTCTAGgaccaaaggaaggagagaaaaggttGGGGTCAGATGGTGAACATAGAAATAGAATTTCGAAAGGAAATTCTCAGAGATGAGTTGTGCTCGAACCTTCAGTTGACTGCTTGTGCTAGTGGTCTGCTGGGCTCCACCACTCTTGGGAGACCTTGCTGGGAGATTTACTGAAGATTCCATGGCTGCCAGTCTCTTGGCTTCTAGAGTTCTAAGCATCTTTATTCTGCTCCTCTCCAGGAAGTCACATTGTGTGCGCAGTGACTCTAGAAAACAAGAAGTACCAGCTCCTCTGAGGAACAGAGATGGAATCCATCATGACCCTCTGTCATTCAATGGATCAGGCAGAGTAACTTGGCCCAAGATAGAAACAAtgggaaggaagtggggagagtGACACGCATGCTTCATATGGTTTAAACCAGACACTGCCTCTAAAGTTTACCTAGACCCTTACGCCCCTTTTCCTAGGCTTCTATGATCCCACCTATCATACTATGCTAGCCCCACCCCTACATTCATTCCACCCCCTTCTCTGACAGAGTCCTCTACATTTAAGCCCAGGCTGCCTTTAACTCAAAATTCTCCTGCTGGAGTGCTGGGGTTCCCAGTGTATGATCCTATGCCCAGGACACAGCTGTGTACACCACTTCCTATGTCCTACCTCCCCCATCACATGCCTTACCAAGTAGTTCAGGTTCTGGATACTTCAGGAGCGGCACAATAGCTTTGTAGGAATTCTCGATCCTGGTACCTGTAAATATAACATTAGGCCATCTCCAGCCCCGATACATACAAAGTCCTTGCCCTTTTTGAAGCCCAAGATTTCAGGATTCTGACAATAAGAACTTTCTTGAGCTGGTAtacatttttcttcccctttggCATAGACCTACACAGATCCTAGAATGAAGTAGGTGGCTtggtatatatatgtacctaACCTACTGTCATCAAAGTAATGTTCTTTGAGCAGACTAGTTATGGTCTATTTAGATCTGGCTAAGAACGCCctgttttacttattattttgtttggAAGGGTCTTGGGGTAGGATTTCATATAGCCCAAGTTCCCTTTAAACTCCTAATATTCCTGGCTCTAACTTGTGGGTGTTTTCTTTTGAGctagctggcctccaactctcagCTTCCTTACCTCCATTTTCTAAAGAATGTAttcattttgagacagcatcttatgCAGTCCAGGCTATCCTCAAGAGTTGCTGTGTAGTTAAAAATGACCTCAAACTTCAGagccgcctgcctctacctcccaaatactagGGTTATAGGCAAGTTCCACCACACCAAATTTTATGCCACATGGAAAATGACATCCAGaatcttgtgcatgctaggcaagcactctgccaagtGAGCTCCATCCTGGCCCTGCTTTCTATTGTttgttgtctttgtgtgtgtggtgtttgtgtttgGGATGAGTTCTTGCTGTaaagcccaggctgccctttagcccacaatcctcctgtcttagttccttgagtgctggcattacaagaGAAAGCTGCCTTATTTCAAGGACAAGTTTTATAGTGCACCTTGAGGGATTTGATCTATGGAGAACACTCCCAAGCCTCTACCTGGTGCCCCACGCTCCACTTTACAAACATAGTAGATATTTCGAGCTGTAAGGAATTTGCTGGCATAGTCTCCAGGTGTCTTTGTCAGGAAGAGTAACTTCAAGGTCCCCGTTTCATCACACAAATCAATGGTGTCTAGAGGAAGGCCACAGGGTAATTGGgatagggaagaagagagaatatgAGTAAAAAGGGCCAGAGGTAGGTCCTCTACAGAATGGGTTTGAGGACACTTCAAGGATAGAAGGACAAACCTTCTTGCTGGCAGGAAAGTTTAGAGGCTAGAGGCAGCTTATTGCTTCTGACCTTCAGTCACTACTCCTCCCTAAGCCACTTACCTGTTTTCCGTaatcccattttctttctggtgtaATGTAGCAACAGGAGTACAGAGCAATTGGAATTGACCAGAAACTCTTGATTGTCTGAGAAAAGATAGGATGGAAGTATGCAGGCCCTTCTCCagttctcccctccccatgtccatCCCCAGACTGTTGCTCTGGGCTGCCCCTCACCTCCATGTTTGATGATGATAAACATGCTACTGATGTCATTTCATTCTTCACTCCTTGATGAGTCATGCACAAGGAAGGTGTTCTAGGGCCCCGAGGGCCTGAGGGTATCCATAGTTTCGGGGGATGGAGGGGACAgatgtattttataaatgaaggagGCCCAGACTAGGCAGACAGAAGAGAGCTTTTGATGGTTGGGGGGTGGTCAGCATCTATAGGGGTGGGGCCTGGGGCTGCAGTTAAAGGATTGTGAGGTCAGAAGTGGTATGTGTaataagaggcagaggaaggccaagGAGAGAAGACACTGGATGGGATCTGTAAAGGAGCTTCAAGGAACTGGGACAACATGGCAGCTATAACCCTAAACTGACCCCTAGAGTGAGCCCAGAAATTTACCAGAGAAAAGTAAGTAGCCAGAACAGTACTCTTTTCAGCTAATTTGTGGTCCTCTTGCTTCTTCAGTATAACTATACTATACCTTTGGCCTACCCTCACACCATTCCTCCCAACTTCATTGTTCACCATATTTCCCCTGCTCCCCAACCCCGCAACAGACATTCTTGATGATCATTGGTAAAAACTTTATTTCTCGTTGTTTCAGAAACAGTTGAATGGTAGgtagaaaaagggagggagaatccTGTAAAAGAGAAGGGCcatgctgggtatggtggtacatgcccaataaccccaacacttgggaggtggaggtgggaggattgCCTGTGAGTTataggccaacctggcctacagagtgagttcccagccaccctgggctacagggtAAGACTCTCTCCAAAACAAG from the Mastomys coucha isolate ucsf_1 chromosome X, UCSF_Mcou_1, whole genome shotgun sequence genome contains:
- the Foxo4 gene encoding forkhead box protein O4; amino-acid sequence: MDPENKKSATEAAAILDLDPDFEPQSRPRSCTWPLPRPELATEPPEPSEVEPSLGQKVPTEGHSEPTLLPSRLPEPAGGPQPGILGAVTGPRKGGSRRNAWGNQSYAELISQAIESAPEKRLTLAQIYEWMVRTVPYFKDKGDSNSSAGWKNSIRHNLSLHSKFIKVHNEATGKSSWWMLNPDGGKGGKAPRRRAASMDSSSKLLRGRSKGPKKKPSVLPAPPEGATPRSPLSHFAKWSSSPCPRNREEADVWTTFRPRSSSNASTVSTRLSPMRPESEVLAEEEMPASASSYAGGVPPTLSEDLELLDGLNLASSHSLLSRSGLSGFSLQHPGLAGPLHSYGXXXXEALLTSDTPPPPADVLMTQVDPILSQAPTLLLLGGMPSSSKLATGVSLCPTPLEGPGPSNLVPNLSVMAPPAVMAGAPIPKVLGTPVLTSPTEDSSHDRMPQDLDLDMYMENLECDMDNIISDLMDGEGLDFNFEPDP
- the CXHXorf65 gene encoding uncharacterized protein CXorf65 homolog isoform X1 produces the protein MFIIIKHGDNQEFLVNSNCSVLLLLHYTRKKMGLRKTDTIDLCDETGTLKLLFLTKTPGDYASKFLTARNIYYVCKVERGAPGTRIENSYKAIVPLLKYPEPELLESLRTQCDFLERSRIKMLRTLEAKRLAAMESSVNLPARSPKSGGAQQTTSTSSQLKVGDQMKTGHLLANHSIRLGQTSLRDIVNSIKRPSESSNYQEITGI
- the CXHXorf65 gene encoding uncharacterized protein CXorf65 homolog isoform X2, which gives rise to MFIIIKHGDNQEFLVNSNCSVLLLLHYTRKKMGLRKTDTIDLCDETGTLKLLFLTKTPGDYASKFLTARNIYYVCKVERGAPGTRIENSYKAIVPLLKYPEPELLESLRTQCDFLERSRIKMLRTLEAKRLAAMESSVNLPARSPKSGGAQQTTSTSSQLKKGGRSDEDGAPTRKPFYKTRADFLKRHR